From Acinonyx jubatus isolate Ajub_Pintada_27869175 chromosome B2, VMU_Ajub_asm_v1.0, whole genome shotgun sequence, a single genomic window includes:
- the LOC106971792 gene encoding 60S ribosomal protein L39-like — translation MSSHKTFRIKRFLDKKQKQNHPVPHWIWMKTGNKIGYNSERKHWRRTRLGQ, via the coding sequence ATGTCTTCCCACAAGACTTTCAGGATCAAGCGATTCCTggacaagaaacaaaagcagaatcatCCTGTTCCCCACTGGATTTGGATGAAAACTGGTAATAAAATTGGGTACAACTCTGAGAGGAAGCATTGGAGAAGGACCAGGCTGGGTCAATAA